The stretch of DNA GAGCGCTAGGCCGCTGGTGTTTCGTCCACGCTTTGGCCGAGGAGCTTTTCAAAGGTCACGCCAGGGTTTGTCGCCGTTTTCTACCGATTTTCGCGACAAATGCGCCGTCTCTCGTTCGAAATGGAGGTGAAGAGACACACTTTTGAGAGCGCCGTGTGAAACGAGGCGTCGCTACGCAGCCTTTCCCGGTCTCCAATCACACGAGAGAGACGTTTTTAGACGGGCGCGTGGTTTGTTAGTCGCCAAATCGCACCGTTGTTTCTATTTCTGTCAATAAAAGCCGCGAGAAAACACAAACGAGAGCCTATTGGCGAGCACAGCTGTAGAGCGACCGCCGGGTTGAGTCTCCACCGTTCTCATGTTTCTTTTAAGAGCCGTTCCCCTCGGCAGGAAGGAAAGTTCCTCAGAACAAACTTGTCTCTCTGTATACGCGCACTCGCACTCGCTCCCGCTACGCAGCAAAGCAGGAAGATGGCAGAAGTCGCTCCAGCTCCCGCCGCAGCCGCTCCGGCCAAGGCTCCCAAGAAGAAAGCCGCCGCTCGCCCTAAAAAGAGCGGCCCCAGCGTCGGCGAGCTCATCGTCAAGGCTGTGTCGGACTCCAAGGAGAGGAGCGGCGTGTCTTTGGCCGCGCTGAAAAAAGCCCTCGCCGCCGGTGGCTACGACGTGGAGAAGAACAACTCCCGCGTGAAAGTGGCCGTCAAGAGCCTGGTGACCAAGGGCACACTGGTGCAGACCAAAGGCACCGGCGCGTCCGGCTCTTTTAAGCTCAACAAGAAGCAAGCCGAGGCTAAGAAGAAACCAGCCAAGAAGGCGGCTCCTAAAGTTAAAAAGCCTGCCGCCAAGAAGGTAGCAACAAAGAAGCCCGCCGCCGCCAAGAAATCCCCGAAGAAGGCGAAAAAGCCCGCGGCCGCCAAGAAGGTGACCAAGTCTCCAAAGAAAGCAAAGAAGCCTGCGGCCGCCAAGAAGGCGACCAAGTCCCCCAAGAAGGCAAAGAAGCCCGCGGCCCCCAAGAAGGCTGCCAAGAGCCCCAAGAAGACGAAGACAGTTAAACCCAAGGCAGCCAAGCCTAAGACGGCAAAGGCGAAGAAGGCTGCCCCCAAGAAGAAGTAAACGTGCAGTTTACCTTAACTTTTCATtcctttataaaaacaaaacggctcttttaagagccaACCACGTTTTCCCTCCAAAGAGCCATATTTTCAGTTTCCTCCGTGAATGAGAATGGATTAAGAAATGTGTCCGATGCAAAGCACCGCGGCAAGGAGATAATGCACTATTCATTTATTGGACTTTCTTTTACATGTATTATTTTCAACGAGAATGGGGAAAGAGCGGAACATGTGAAAGTATGATGTTTTTTAtggttatttaagtttttttcatTGAAACCTCCCTAGATCTTAAATATAATTTCTACTAGTCTCACTTTACCTTAAAATGTCATAGGGaaataattcttttttttctctctccataaAGAAAACAAGTCCACGTAATATGATGGATATGTAGACCGAACAAAATTGGAAGAAAAAGTGGGTGGACCgtaatctgattggttgttgagtAGCTGTTGTTTGTATCCAATAGGAACACAGCCAGTTTATCTATATGAAGAGTGTTTTTAAGCCAGAGCTTTTATTTTAGCTTTGGGTTTCATTTGAATAGTGATATTACAATGAGCGGCAGAGGGAAAAGTGGTGGTAAGGCTAGAGCCAAGGCCAAAACTCGTTCATCCCGTGCTGGGCTGCAGTTTCCAGTTGGTCGTGTGCACAGGCTCCTGCGTAAGGGAAACTATGCTGAGCGCGTTGGCGCCGGCGCCCCGGTCTATTTGGCGGCGGTGCTGGAGTATCTGACCGCTGAGATTCTGGAGTTGGCTGGGAACGCTGCCCGTG from Hoplias malabaricus isolate fHopMal1 chromosome 5, fHopMal1.hap1, whole genome shotgun sequence encodes:
- the LOC136697522 gene encoding histone H1-like → MAEVAPAPAAAAPAKAPKKKAAARPKKSGPSVGELIVKAVSDSKERSGVSLAALKKALAAGGYDVEKNNSRVKVAVKSLVTKGTLVQTKGTGASGSFKLNKKQAEAKKKPAKKAAPKVKKPAAKKVATKKPAAAKKSPKKAKKPAAAKKVTKSPKKAKKPAAAKKATKSPKKAKKPAAPKKAAKSPKKTKTVKPKAAKPKTAKAKKAAPKKK